The Paenibacillus amylolyticus genome contains the following window.
ACAAGGAGGATGTCCTATAAGTCATGAATATGACGAGGGACATCCTCCTTTGGCGTTATTTTGTTTTAATGAACCTGGCACACGCTATTCGCTCCCATTTGGCCAGATCTGAGAACTAACGAATCCCAGAGACGCTATTTCGTCGATTGAATGGTTTTTTAGGTTTGGGGGCCCTTGTATGACGAAATAGCATTAGTGAGGTTCGTTAAATCTTGTAACCGTTAACAATCTGCCTTTTAAGGTGCGGTAGGTTCGTTAGCGCTTGGAGCGAGGCGGCATTCCTTCTGGGGAAGCCACTTTTCTGCGTGTCTTGTGCATTACTTTTGCAAGGGCAAAGCATATAAGATATGCAATATAAAATATAATATAGCGTCATCCTGCCGATTACGGGTTATTTTGTTGCATACAGAGGATCTGTGGTAAAATGTCGTTAGCTGTGACGTCCGGAGCGTCCGTTTTTACGGGTGCCGGGCGATCTTGTTGTGAAAGAATGTTTGAAATAGATAAAGTGAACCTTTAAGTTGAACTGGAGAACCATTGGGTACGGAGAGGGCAGAAAGGACCTAGAGAAACGAAGTGGTCGCATTTATAACCGGATTTTCTCCATTGTAGATGGAATCAGGAAAATCAGGGGATGACAGCGATCGATAGGTTTTCGGCCCGCGTAGTGCCTGAACTGGATATCATGAGTTCAACTTGGAGAGAGACAACCTGGGAGGAACTACTGTATGAGTGAACTGAAATACAAATTGCTTGCATTGGATATGGATGGAACATTGCTTAATGATAATCATGAAATTACGCAGGAGACCGCCAAGTGGATACAGATTGCCATTCGTCGGGGTGTACATGTGTGCCTTTCCACGGGAAGAGCCGTGTTCCACGCGATGCCTTATGCAGTTCAGCTTGGACTGGAGACACCGATGGTGACCGTAAACGGTAGTGAAGTCTGGAAAGCCCCGCATGATCTGCACATGCGTCATCTGATGGACCCGGCATTGATTCGTCAAATGCAGGAGATCGGTGAGAAATATAACAGCTGGTACTGGGCATACTCCGTGGAAGAGCTGTTCAATCGTGATCGCTGGACGGACAATATTGAAGGTCTGGAATGGTTGAAATTCGGCTTCAATACCGAAGTGGATGAAGTTCGTCACCAGATCATGATGGAACTGCAACAAATGGGTGGCCTGCAAATGACCAACTCCTCACCCGTTAATATTGAGATCAACCCTGCCGGGGTATCCAAAGCAAGTGGTGTAGCGGAAGTCTGCAAGCTGCTGGGTATAGAGATGTCCGAAGTTGTTGCTGTTGGAGACAGTTTGAATGATCTGGCTGTCATTGAGGCGGTAGGTTTGGGGGTAGCTATGGGTAATGCGCAAGAGCAGGTGAAGGAAGCGGCTGATCTGATTGTAGCGAGTAACAATGAAGACGGCATCGTCGAAGTGATTCGTGAACATATTTTGAAGGGGGCGTAACCTTTGCTCGCAACCATTGCCTGGATTTTAATTGTGCTGCTGTTTGCAGTGGGAATGGCTGGAACGGTATATCCGATACTGCCTGGTGCTGTAGCCATTTTCTTCGCGTTTCTGGTCTACGGCTGGTTCTTTAGCTTTGATCCGTTTGGTGTGTGGTTCTGGATCATTCAGATTCTGATTGTGGTTGTGTTGTTTGTCGCTGATTATGTCGTCAGCGCATGGGGTGTGAAGAAGTTTGGTGGCTCCAAGTTATCGACCACGCTGAGTACCATTGGTGTGATCATTGGCCCATTTGTCATTCCGGCATTCGGACTGGTATTGGGACCATTTATCGGTGCTTTTATCGGGGAAATGATCGGTGGGTCCTCACCTTCCAAAGCGTCAAAAGTCGGATTCGGTTCCGTGGTGGGGCTATTTACAAGCACCGTGATGAAAATTATTTTGCAAATCGTCATGATTGTTCTCTTTATTATCTGGGTGGTAAGATTCGCCTAAATGTTCAGGATTAGCTTCAACGGGATGCATGTCCGGTGTGGAGGAAAGAAGGGGAATTCGTTTGTCTAAGAAAGAAACATTCATTAGGGGTACGCTCATTCTGGCGGCCGCTGCGCTGATCGCGAGAGTACTCGGATTGGTTCAACGTGTGCCGCTGGAGCATATCCTCGGAGACGTCGGTAACGCATCGTTTACCATCTCCAATACGGTATATTTAATGCTGTTAACTGTAGCAACGGCGGGCATACCGAGTACACTTAGCAAAATGGTATCGGAACGCTATGCGCTCGGACGCGCGGGTGAAGCCCAACAGATCTACCGTGCAGCCCTGATCTTTGCGGCAGTCGCCGGGGTAGTCATGTCTGCTTTATTATGGTTTGCGGCGCCTTATTATGCCACGTATGTCTCGAAAGTACCGGCATCGGTCAGCGCCATTCGCGCCTTGGCTCCAGCCTTGCTGCTGTTCCCGGCCATTGCGATGATGCGTGGATATTTCCAGGGACGCGGCAACATGACAGCGGGTGGTATTTCACAGATTGTGGAACAGTTCGCCCGTGTAGGTACAGCCATTATCGTGGCTTATGTCATGCTGCAATGGAATTACGATGATCAAACAATTGCTGCGGGTGCCTCATTTGGCGGGGTATTAGGAAGTGTGGGTGCATTCGGTGTCATGCTGTATTTCACCTTGAAGCTGCGTCGTAGCGACCGGGCAGCCCAATTGAAT
Protein-coding sequences here:
- a CDS encoding DUF456 domain-containing protein; translation: MAGTVYPILPGAVAIFFAFLVYGWFFSFDPFGVWFWIIQILIVVVLFVADYVVSAWGVKKFGGSKLSTTLSTIGVIIGPFVIPAFGLVLGPFIGAFIGEMIGGSSPSKASKVGFGSVVGLFTSTVMKIILQIVMIVLFIIWVVRFA
- a CDS encoding Cof-type HAD-IIB family hydrolase; amino-acid sequence: MSELKYKLLALDMDGTLLNDNHEITQETAKWIQIAIRRGVHVCLSTGRAVFHAMPYAVQLGLETPMVTVNGSEVWKAPHDLHMRHLMDPALIRQMQEIGEKYNSWYWAYSVEELFNRDRWTDNIEGLEWLKFGFNTEVDEVRHQIMMELQQMGGLQMTNSSPVNIEINPAGVSKASGVAEVCKLLGIEMSEVVAVGDSLNDLAVIEAVGLGVAMGNAQEQVKEAADLIVASNNEDGIVEVIREHILKGA